In a single window of the Hippoglossus hippoglossus isolate fHipHip1 chromosome 7, fHipHip1.pri, whole genome shotgun sequence genome:
- the selenok gene encoding selenoprotein K, translating to MVYVSNGQVLDSRSQSPWGLSLLVDLFWGAVDFISLFFRTLVHPDMTKNGTTGSSQFSDGRGPPGPPGGRRKMGRINHGTGPSAPPMGGGGUGR from the exons ATGGTGTACGTGTCCAACG gcCAGGTCCTGGACAGCAGGTCCCAGTCACCATGGGGACTCTCTTTACTGGTCGACCTCTTCTGGGGAGCAGTAGATTTCATCAGCCTGTT TTTTAGGACATTGGTTCACCCGGACATGACAAAGAATGGAACTACTGGTTCGTCACAATTCAGTGATGGCAGAGG TCCCCCTGGTCCCCCTGGAGGCAGAAGGAAGATGGGAAGAATAAACCATGGTACAGGTCCCAGTGCTCCACCAatgggtggaggaggatgaggaag GTAA